In the genome of Actinomadura graeca, one region contains:
- the cas7e gene encoding type I-E CRISPR-associated protein Cas7/Cse4/CasC: MTTPRTIVEVHVLQTVPPSNLNRDDTGTPKSAVYGGVRRARVSSQAWKRATRRAFQDILDPHDLGVRTRRLAELLGGHIRGLDDSIPQADAWALAAETITAATGAKVEPPKRNAKDDKNGKPQPAPEGKYLIFLSTRQLDALAELAVQGREDIKAFFKEKENKAAAKRHANSRHSIDIALFGRMVADNTDINVDAAAQVAHAISVHRADAESDYYTAVDDHKEREEDDKGAGMIGTVEFNSATLYRYAALDVDLLRTNLGTGLRENETLDAPVRRAVEAFVLGFTQSLPTGKINTFAHHTLPDAVVLKVRSSRPVNFVSAFERPCQADQDTGGHVREASQRLAKHIPAIETAFGADEGTLTWVTRAGDDTQALAALGTELPLRDAVSAVGTEVERRQNGSA; this comes from the coding sequence ATGACCACCCCACGGACCATCGTCGAGGTGCACGTCCTGCAGACCGTCCCGCCCAGCAACCTCAACCGGGACGACACCGGCACCCCCAAGTCCGCCGTCTATGGCGGCGTGCGCCGGGCCCGCGTCTCCAGTCAGGCGTGGAAGCGCGCCACCCGCCGGGCCTTCCAGGACATCTTGGACCCTCATGACCTTGGAGTCCGGACGCGTCGTCTGGCCGAACTGCTCGGCGGCCACATCCGCGGCCTGGACGACTCCATCCCCCAGGCCGATGCGTGGGCGCTGGCGGCCGAGACCATCACGGCCGCCACCGGCGCCAAGGTCGAACCCCCCAAGCGCAACGCCAAAGACGACAAGAACGGCAAGCCGCAACCGGCACCAGAAGGCAAGTACCTGATCTTCCTCAGCACCCGCCAGCTGGATGCCCTGGCAGAGCTGGCGGTGCAGGGCCGCGAGGACATCAAGGCATTTTTCAAGGAAAAGGAGAACAAGGCCGCGGCCAAGCGGCACGCCAACAGCCGCCACTCGATCGACATCGCCCTGTTCGGACGGATGGTCGCCGACAACACCGACATCAACGTCGATGCCGCCGCGCAGGTCGCCCACGCCATCAGCGTCCACCGCGCCGATGCCGAGTCCGACTACTACACCGCCGTCGACGACCACAAGGAACGCGAGGAAGACGACAAGGGCGCAGGCATGATCGGGACCGTGGAGTTCAACTCCGCGACCCTCTACCGCTACGCCGCCCTCGACGTCGACCTGCTCCGCACGAACCTCGGGACGGGCCTGCGCGAGAACGAAACGCTGGACGCGCCCGTCCGCCGTGCGGTCGAGGCGTTCGTGCTCGGGTTCACCCAGTCCTTGCCCACCGGCAAGATCAACACCTTCGCGCACCACACCCTGCCCGACGCGGTGGTGCTGAAGGTCCGCTCATCACGCCCGGTCAACTTCGTCAGCGCGTTCGAACGGCCCTGCCAGGCCGACCAGGACACCGGCGGGCACGTCCGCGAGGCCAGCCAGCGGCTCGCCAAGCACATTCCCGCGATCGAGACCGCCTTCGGGGCAGACGAGGGCACCCTCACCTGGGTGACGCGCGCCGGCGACGACACCCAGGCCTTGGCGGCGCTGGGCACCGAGCTGCCGCTGCGAGACGCGGTGAGCGCTGTCGGCACGGAGGTCGAGCGGCGGCAGAACGGCTCGGCATGA
- the casB gene encoding type I-E CRISPR-associated protein Cse2/CasB — translation MTAAPDVQQPADLVENAAGRFIAEVQQGCLADRSAAVGALAQLRRGAGKLPQDVPDLWGVTGAERLFQHPLLSRDDQHAAHAEAAYVLAVTLYALHQQSQGSPMHKKGVDLGQAVRRLMPPNDIDEPIRRRFVRAGTAATPQALAYRLREIVSLLRGQGIPLDYGRLARQLYHAQTPDGMSMVRRDWGRSFHTYKADSGNDASIDKDSA, via the coding sequence ATGACAGCGGCACCCGATGTCCAGCAACCCGCGGACTTGGTGGAGAACGCAGCCGGCCGGTTCATCGCCGAGGTGCAGCAGGGTTGCCTGGCCGACAGGTCTGCTGCCGTCGGTGCCCTGGCCCAGCTGCGCCGAGGTGCGGGCAAGCTGCCTCAGGACGTTCCCGACCTGTGGGGCGTCACCGGCGCCGAGCGATTGTTCCAGCATCCGCTCCTGTCGCGTGACGACCAGCACGCCGCCCACGCCGAGGCGGCTTACGTCCTGGCAGTCACCCTCTACGCCCTGCACCAGCAGTCACAAGGCAGCCCGATGCACAAGAAGGGCGTGGACCTAGGGCAGGCGGTCCGGCGGCTGATGCCACCGAACGACATCGACGAGCCGATCCGACGGCGGTTCGTCCGGGCCGGCACCGCCGCGACCCCCCAGGCCCTGGCCTACAGGCTCCGCGAGATCGTCTCCCTGCTGCGCGGGCAGGGGATCCCGCTGGACTACGGCCGGCTCGCCCGCCAGCTCTACCACGCACAGACCCCCGACGGCATGAGCATGGTCCGCCGCGACTGGGGCCGCAGCTTCCACACCTACAAAGCCGACAGCGGCAACGACGCCTCCATAGACAAGGACAGCGCATGA
- the casA gene encoding type I-E CRISPR-associated protein Cse1/CasA — protein MLDVVAGLAQLGSELSEGARQVWAKHDRDEDDWLPLWRHLADSGAVAALLWDQWLPVQVQDVIAASLPGGAEDARRLVVWSAATHDIGKATPAFACQVEVLADGMRRAGLDMPLRGQMDDRRLAPHGLAGMLLLHEWLMERYGWRKRWAWQWAVVAGGHHGVPPSPSQIRELAARPRLLRSPGSAGAWRDVQWELLEACARACGVDERLPQWREVKLPQPAQALLTGVVIVADWIASNVDLFPYVRKAQGSSDDQRVEAAWRGLALPRPWRAAAPGSDVAELFTSRFDLPAGARIRPLQERAVQVADGMAPGLMIIEGPMGEGKTEAALAVAEIFASRSGAGGVFVALPTIATSNAMFSRVLRWLRRLPDARDGAGAWSVQLAHSKAALNEDFRALTWADLRATRGVQPDEEGSDGAAVLLAHQWLRGRKKGMLASFGIGTIDQLLFMGLKSRHLALRHLALAGKVVIIDEAHAYDAYMNSYLDLVLSWLGAYGVPVVVLSATLPSGRRRELVEAYCGAGDGDAAGEAAGYPLITVAARGGQSAVHEVPASGRRTEVLLEPLDDDLEVLGDRLDRALAAGGCVLVVRNTVDRVLQTAAFLRGRLGAGNVSVAHARFLDLDRMRKDADLVKRFGPPGASGDRPDGPHVVVASQVAEQSLDIDFDLLVSDLCPVDLLLQRMGRLHRHQRGEGQSDRPEGLRQARCLVTGADWGAAPVEPVAGSQRVYQRHVLLRTAAVLWPLLTGVTPAERTVRLPEDISPLVQSVYGPAAAGPLSWQPEMDAAHARYRVHIEKQRKKAEGFRLAAVGRDGSALLGWIDAGVGDADDTPAGRAQVRDGVESLEVLVVQRLADGTVRTLPWLDAGRGGCVLPTDAVPEPRLARIVAACALRLPFQFTIPGIAEQAIAELEEEVISAWQFRDSSWLAGELILFVDEDCRTRLAGYELSYHRDDGLKVTPAGAGRTARHAARAEPALVSSEAPSFDLTRQAWIPVLGADGTSTMVSLREVFVQAPALRRLAGDLPTQDFALMRLLLAILHDALEGPQDLDEWEELWSGDLPVSRIQDYLDEHCGRFDLLHPRTPFLQTPSLRTARNEVSSLNKIVADVPNGAAYFTMRGRGAERLGFAEAARWLVHVQAFDTSGIKSGAVGDPRVKGGRGYPQGVAWAGNLGGVLAAGEDLRETLLLNLIAFDTTTLRIDPEKDRPIWRREPLTAAPMDEAEAVRRPYGLRELYTWPSRRVRLHFDGRGVHGVVLAYGDALAPGNRHAEEPMTAWRRSPFQERKLKQPQVYLPRLHDPSRSAWRGLGALVAGRAQGSEQRQEAAQIVQPQILHWLARLTTEGPLPPGFLVRTRLIGAVYGTQQSVIDEVIDDEIRMPVVLLHEQDAELGMEAIDAVFDAENAVAILADLAADLARAAGDAAEPRQDAARGQGFGSLDGPFRHWLAALEPTDVPRAARATWQRVAHQTIRALGQALVEAAGPSAWEGRVVTTNDGRSVWLSSTRADQIFTARLAKALPGARAHDAKTDAKTEAPA, from the coding sequence GTGCTGGATGTGGTGGCAGGGCTGGCGCAGCTCGGGTCGGAGTTGTCTGAGGGTGCGCGGCAGGTGTGGGCCAAGCATGATCGCGATGAGGATGACTGGCTGCCGTTGTGGCGTCATCTCGCAGATAGCGGTGCTGTCGCGGCGCTGCTGTGGGACCAGTGGCTTCCGGTGCAGGTGCAGGATGTGATCGCTGCAAGCCTGCCCGGCGGCGCGGAGGATGCGCGGCGGCTGGTGGTGTGGTCGGCGGCGACCCATGACATCGGGAAGGCGACGCCGGCGTTCGCGTGCCAGGTCGAAGTGCTGGCCGACGGTATGCGCAGGGCCGGTCTGGATATGCCGCTGCGTGGCCAGATGGATGATCGGCGATTGGCTCCGCATGGGCTTGCGGGGATGCTGCTGCTTCATGAGTGGCTGATGGAGCGGTATGGCTGGCGGAAGCGGTGGGCGTGGCAGTGGGCGGTTGTCGCAGGTGGTCATCACGGTGTTCCGCCATCGCCGTCGCAGATTCGGGAACTGGCCGCGCGCCCGCGGTTGCTGCGCTCTCCCGGCAGCGCGGGGGCATGGCGTGATGTGCAGTGGGAGTTGCTGGAGGCGTGCGCGCGGGCGTGCGGGGTGGACGAGCGCCTGCCGCAGTGGCGTGAGGTCAAGCTTCCTCAGCCTGCGCAGGCGTTGCTGACGGGCGTGGTGATCGTCGCTGATTGGATTGCCAGCAACGTCGACCTGTTCCCCTACGTCCGCAAAGCCCAAGGCAGCAGCGATGACCAACGGGTTGAGGCGGCGTGGCGGGGCTTGGCGCTCCCCCGGCCCTGGCGGGCTGCCGCCCCCGGTTCCGATGTGGCGGAGCTGTTCACGTCCCGGTTCGATCTGCCGGCGGGTGCGCGGATCCGGCCTTTGCAGGAGCGGGCGGTGCAGGTCGCCGACGGCATGGCACCGGGATTGATGATCATCGAGGGGCCGATGGGGGAAGGGAAGACCGAGGCCGCGCTTGCGGTGGCGGAGATTTTCGCGAGCCGGTCGGGTGCGGGTGGGGTGTTTGTCGCTTTGCCGACGATAGCGACGAGTAACGCGATGTTTTCCCGGGTGTTGCGCTGGTTGCGGCGGTTGCCTGATGCGCGGGACGGCGCGGGTGCCTGGTCAGTCCAGCTCGCCCATTCCAAGGCGGCGCTGAATGAGGACTTCAGGGCGCTGACGTGGGCTGATTTACGGGCAACGCGCGGTGTGCAACCGGACGAGGAGGGCTCGGACGGCGCGGCGGTGTTGCTGGCTCATCAGTGGCTGCGCGGCCGTAAGAAGGGGATGCTGGCCTCGTTCGGAATCGGCACGATCGACCAGCTGCTTTTCATGGGCCTGAAGAGCCGGCACCTTGCTTTGCGGCATCTGGCGCTGGCGGGCAAGGTTGTGATCATCGATGAGGCGCATGCCTATGACGCCTACATGAACTCCTACCTGGATCTGGTGCTGTCCTGGCTGGGCGCCTACGGGGTGCCGGTGGTGGTGCTGTCGGCGACTTTGCCTTCTGGGCGCCGCCGCGAGTTGGTGGAGGCCTACTGCGGTGCCGGTGATGGGGACGCTGCCGGTGAGGCGGCCGGGTATCCGCTCATCACGGTGGCTGCCAGGGGCGGGCAGAGCGCCGTTCACGAGGTGCCGGCATCGGGGCGGCGCACTGAGGTGCTGCTGGAGCCGCTCGATGACGATCTTGAGGTGCTGGGCGATCGTCTCGACCGCGCGTTGGCCGCGGGCGGGTGCGTGCTGGTGGTGCGCAACACCGTGGACCGCGTGCTGCAGACGGCGGCGTTCCTGCGGGGCCGGCTGGGGGCAGGGAACGTCAGTGTCGCGCATGCCCGTTTCCTTGATCTGGACCGGATGCGCAAGGACGCCGATCTGGTGAAGCGGTTTGGTCCGCCGGGGGCGAGTGGTGACCGTCCGGACGGCCCTCATGTGGTGGTGGCCAGCCAGGTGGCCGAGCAGTCGCTGGACATCGACTTCGACCTGCTGGTGTCGGATCTGTGTCCGGTCGATCTGCTGTTGCAGCGGATGGGGCGGCTGCATCGTCACCAGCGTGGTGAGGGGCAGAGCGATCGTCCCGAGGGGTTGCGTCAGGCCCGGTGCCTGGTGACCGGGGCGGACTGGGGCGCTGCCCCGGTGGAGCCGGTGGCGGGTTCTCAGCGGGTGTACCAGCGGCATGTGCTGCTGCGCACGGCCGCGGTGCTGTGGCCGCTCCTGACGGGGGTGACGCCGGCGGAGCGGACGGTGCGGCTGCCTGAGGACATCAGCCCGCTTGTCCAGAGCGTCTACGGACCGGCGGCCGCAGGTCCGCTGTCGTGGCAGCCGGAGATGGATGCCGCTCACGCCCGGTACCGGGTGCACATCGAGAAGCAGCGCAAGAAGGCTGAGGGTTTCCGTCTGGCGGCGGTGGGGCGGGACGGTAGCGCGCTGCTGGGCTGGATCGACGCCGGAGTGGGCGACGCCGACGACACCCCCGCCGGACGGGCGCAGGTCCGCGACGGCGTGGAGTCGCTGGAGGTGCTGGTCGTCCAGCGCCTGGCGGACGGGACGGTCCGAACCCTCCCGTGGCTGGATGCCGGAAGGGGAGGGTGCGTTCTGCCCACCGACGCTGTGCCTGAGCCGCGGCTGGCGCGCATCGTCGCAGCGTGTGCTCTGCGGCTGCCGTTCCAATTCACCATTCCTGGAATCGCCGAGCAAGCCATCGCAGAACTGGAGGAAGAGGTCATTTCGGCGTGGCAGTTCCGGGACAGTTCCTGGCTCGCCGGAGAATTGATCTTGTTTGTTGACGAGGACTGTCGTACCCGGCTGGCAGGTTACGAACTGAGTTACCACCGCGACGATGGCCTAAAGGTCACCCCCGCAGGAGCGGGGCGGACGGCGCGGCATGCGGCAAGGGCCGAGCCCGCGCTGGTGTCGAGTGAGGCTCCGTCTTTCGACCTGACCCGCCAGGCCTGGATCCCGGTGCTCGGCGCCGACGGCACCAGCACCATGGTGTCGCTGCGCGAGGTGTTCGTTCAGGCCCCCGCGTTGCGCCGTCTGGCCGGGGATCTGCCTACGCAGGATTTTGCGTTGATGCGGCTGCTGCTGGCGATCCTGCACGATGCACTCGAGGGCCCGCAGGACCTGGATGAGTGGGAAGAGTTATGGAGTGGCGATCTCCCGGTCAGCCGGATCCAGGACTACTTAGACGAGCATTGCGGGCGTTTCGATCTCCTGCATCCGCGGACGCCGTTCCTGCAGACGCCTTCGCTGCGCACCGCCAGGAACGAGGTGTCCTCCCTCAACAAGATCGTCGCTGATGTGCCCAACGGCGCCGCGTACTTCACGATGCGGGGGCGCGGGGCAGAGCGGCTCGGTTTCGCGGAGGCTGCGCGGTGGCTGGTGCACGTGCAGGCTTTCGACACCTCGGGGATCAAGTCAGGAGCGGTCGGGGACCCGCGAGTCAAGGGCGGCCGGGGCTATCCGCAGGGCGTGGCGTGGGCGGGCAACCTCGGCGGTGTACTCGCCGCGGGCGAGGATCTGCGTGAGACGCTGCTGCTCAACCTCATCGCCTTCGACACCACCACGCTGCGCATCGACCCGGAGAAGGACCGTCCGATCTGGAGGCGGGAGCCTCTCACCGCCGCGCCGATGGACGAGGCCGAAGCCGTCCGTCGGCCATACGGGCTGCGGGAGCTGTACACCTGGCCATCGCGCCGCGTCCGGCTGCACTTCGACGGCCGAGGGGTGCACGGCGTCGTCCTGGCCTACGGGGACGCCCTGGCGCCGGGAAACAGGCACGCCGAGGAGCCGATGACGGCGTGGCGGCGCAGCCCCTTCCAGGAGAGGAAGCTCAAGCAGCCGCAGGTCTACCTGCCGCGGCTGCATGATCCGTCCCGCAGTGCTTGGCGCGGCCTGGGCGCACTGGTCGCGGGAAGGGCCCAGGGCTCTGAGCAGCGCCAGGAGGCGGCGCAGATCGTGCAGCCACAAATCCTGCACTGGCTGGCCCGGCTGACCACCGAAGGTCCGCTTCCGCCGGGCTTCTTGGTGCGGACCCGGCTGATCGGCGCAGTGTACGGAACACAGCAGTCGGTCATCGATGAGGTGATCGACGACGAGATCCGGATGCCTGTCGTACTGCTGCACGAACAGGACGCCGAACTGGGTATGGAGGCGATCGACGCCGTCTTCGACGCCGAGAACGCCGTCGCCATCCTCGCCGACCTGGCCGCCGACCTCGCCCGGGCCGCTGGCGATGCGGCCGAGCCACGACAGGACGCGGCCCGCGGCCAGGGGTTCGGCTCGCTGGATGGCCCGTTCCGCCACTGGCTCGCCGCACTGGAACCAACCGATGTGCCGCGGGCGGCCCGGGCCACCTGGCAGAGGGTCGCGCATCAAACGATCCGCGCCCTGGGCCAAGCCCTGGTCGAAGCCGCCGGACCCTCCGCCTGGGAGGGCCGCGTCGTGACCACCAATGACGGACGCTCGGTCTGGCTGAGCTCTACACGCGCCGACCAGATCTTCACCGCACGGCTCGCGAAGGCCTTGCCAGGTGCGCGAGCCCACGACGCCAAGACGGACGCCAAGACGGAGGCCCCGGCATGA
- a CDS encoding GrpB family protein translates to MGLGYGKVRICDSDPRWPQAFEQLAAELQAALGTTAVAIEHIGSTAVPGLAAKPILDIAVALIPRTETKEVIAALEPLGYIYRGDKRDQGGLLFVLEDRPLRRIAHIHAVDHDDAQWRRWLFFRDLLRTDPATCAGYDRLKRELAHRHAHNRQAYTTAKTSFVTTSQTPIAQTDDTTRI, encoded by the coding sequence TTGGGACTCGGCTACGGGAAAGTGCGCATCTGCGACAGTGATCCACGGTGGCCCCAAGCCTTCGAGCAGCTCGCGGCCGAACTGCAAGCCGCACTCGGAACGACGGCGGTGGCAATTGAGCACATCGGCTCGACCGCGGTTCCCGGCCTCGCCGCCAAACCGATCCTCGACATAGCAGTCGCGCTCATCCCTCGGACTGAGACCAAGGAGGTCATCGCGGCGCTTGAGCCGCTCGGCTACATCTATCGCGGCGACAAACGCGACCAAGGCGGTCTGCTCTTCGTCCTCGAAGACCGCCCGTTACGCCGGATCGCCCACATCCATGCCGTCGATCACGATGACGCACAGTGGCGCCGCTGGCTCTTCTTTCGCGATCTCCTGCGCACCGACCCGGCCACCTGCGCCGGATACGACCGACTCAAACGCGAACTCGCCCACCGGCATGCTCACAACCGGCAGGCCTACACCACCGCCAAAACGTCCTTCGTCACCACGTCACAGACACCCATCGCCCAGACCGACGACACAACCCGAATCTGA
- a CDS encoding D-alanyl-D-alanine carboxypeptidase family protein, with protein MPNPRSAALTAVFLVAVLAPQGVGRAAGPGDAVESLRREASKARSELEKATTQMEDRKKDLAASQVKLRGTLKDLATAEAELNRIRLPLARLANASYQQSGAAGSMAIFGGGAPDAALRSTADVTLLAQSQQALVDRADELQKRRRELASTAQDLQSRNAIEQTRVQQQIDGLKETSAALTKRLSLMLSKLSPAKRLELGCDKRLAADAKRFPNGLIPAKYLCPLPQKGKELRADAALAFYKLNAAYRRRFGREICVTDSYRSLSEQHRVYAQRPGFAAVPGTSNHGKGQAVDLCGGVQNSGSAQFNWLEANAKTYGWLHPAWAYSNPFEPWHWEFGTADDQ; from the coding sequence GTGCCTAACCCTCGGTCGGCGGCGCTGACCGCGGTCTTCCTGGTGGCGGTACTCGCACCGCAGGGCGTCGGCCGCGCGGCCGGGCCGGGTGATGCGGTCGAGTCGCTGCGGCGGGAGGCGTCGAAGGCTCGTTCGGAGCTGGAGAAGGCGACGACGCAGATGGAGGACCGCAAGAAGGACCTCGCGGCCTCGCAGGTGAAGCTGCGGGGCACGCTCAAGGATCTCGCGACGGCCGAAGCCGAGCTCAACCGGATCCGGCTGCCGCTCGCGCGGCTGGCCAACGCGTCCTACCAGCAGAGCGGTGCCGCCGGGTCCATGGCGATCTTCGGTGGGGGCGCGCCGGACGCGGCGTTGCGGTCGACGGCTGACGTGACGCTGCTCGCCCAATCCCAGCAGGCTCTCGTGGACCGCGCCGACGAGCTCCAGAAGCGGCGGCGGGAGCTGGCGTCCACCGCGCAGGACCTCCAGTCGCGCAACGCGATCGAGCAGACCCGCGTCCAGCAGCAGATCGACGGGCTGAAGGAGACATCGGCGGCGCTCACTAAGCGGCTGAGCCTGATGCTGAGCAAGCTGAGCCCCGCCAAGCGGCTCGAGCTCGGCTGCGACAAGAGGCTCGCGGCCGATGCCAAGAGGTTCCCGAACGGGCTGATTCCGGCGAAGTACCTGTGCCCGCTGCCGCAGAAGGGGAAGGAGCTGCGTGCGGACGCGGCCCTCGCCTTCTACAAGCTGAACGCCGCGTACCGGCGGCGGTTCGGCCGCGAGATATGCGTCACGGACTCCTACCGCAGCCTCTCCGAGCAGCATCGCGTGTATGCCCAGCGGCCCGGGTTCGCCGCGGTGCCCGGGACGAGCAACCACGGCAAGGGACAGGCCGTCGACCTGTGCGGCGGGGTGCAGAACTCCGGGTCCGCCCAGTTCAACTGGTTGGAGGCCAACGCCAAGACGTACGGCTGGCTGCACCCCGCGTGGGCCTACAGCAACCCGTTCGAACCATGGCACTGGGAGTTCGGTACGGCGGACGACCAGTGA
- a CDS encoding MscL family protein — translation MSGFKKFLFRGNLVDLAVAFVVGAAFAGLVKDFANSFINPLIALIGGKPDYTRLAVTIDGTKFPYGIFVTSAVTFAITAVIVYFLVVLPTSKLIERMDRGKEATERECPQCLSDIPVKALRCRFCTSEVTPAAEMPR, via the coding sequence GTGAGCGGCTTCAAGAAGTTCCTGTTCCGCGGCAACTTGGTCGACCTCGCGGTCGCGTTCGTCGTCGGCGCCGCCTTCGCCGGCCTGGTCAAGGACTTCGCGAACTCCTTCATCAACCCGCTGATCGCGCTGATCGGCGGGAAGCCCGACTACACGCGCCTGGCGGTGACGATCGACGGCACGAAGTTCCCCTATGGGATCTTCGTGACCTCGGCGGTCACGTTCGCGATCACTGCGGTGATCGTCTACTTCCTGGTCGTCCTGCCGACGTCCAAGCTCATCGAACGCATGGACCGCGGCAAGGAGGCCACCGAGCGGGAGTGCCCGCAGTGCCTCAGCGACATCCCGGTGAAGGCGCTGCGCTGCAGGTTCTGCACCTCCGAGGTGACGCCCGCCGCCGAGATGCCGCGCTGA
- the cpaB gene encoding Flp pilus assembly protein CpaB, with protein sequence MSARLARLRRPLAALFAAAAAASALAALRPGPLPSIRVLAAARDLPAGTTLRPSDLRPLALPPGAVPSGALRTGATGRVLAAPVRRGEPLTDARVLGDALLRGYASGTVASPIRISDAATVRLLHPGDRIDVLSTGPSPTDARPPDDESQSRDPARVLVSGVPVVTVPPREDGNAQEGALVLVATDRPQAATLASAAGTLSLTITGG encoded by the coding sequence ATGAGCGCCCGCCTGGCACGTCTACGGCGACCCCTGGCGGCCCTCTTCGCCGCAGCCGCCGCCGCGTCCGCCCTCGCCGCCCTGCGCCCCGGCCCGTTACCGTCCATCCGCGTCCTCGCCGCCGCCCGAGACCTCCCCGCCGGGACGACGCTCCGCCCGTCCGACCTGCGCCCCCTCGCCCTCCCACCCGGCGCCGTGCCGTCCGGCGCCCTCCGCACCGGCGCGACCGGCCGCGTCCTCGCCGCACCCGTCCGCCGAGGCGAACCGCTCACCGACGCCCGCGTCCTAGGAGACGCCCTGCTGCGCGGCTACGCCTCCGGGACGGTCGCCAGCCCCATCCGCATATCCGACGCTGCCACCGTCCGCCTGCTCCACCCCGGCGACCGCATAGACGTCCTCAGCACAGGCCCGTCCCCCACTGACGCGAGGCCGCCCGACGATGAATCCCAGAGCCGGGACCCCGCCCGCGTGCTGGTGTCGGGCGTGCCCGTGGTGACCGTCCCGCCCAGGGAGGACGGCAACGCCCAGGAAGGAGCCCTCGTCCTAGTGGCAACCGACCGCCCCCAGGCCGCCACCCTCGCCTCCGCCGCAGGAACCCTCTCCCTAACAATCACCGGAGGCTAA
- a CDS encoding S-methyl-5'-thioadenosine phosphorylase produces MSTSPSAGPAAEIGVIGGSGFYSFLDDVEEVRVETPYGPPSDPIAVGELAGRRVAFVPRHGRDHRYPPHKIPYRANLWALRSLGVRQVLAPSAVGSLAPHLGPGTLAVPDQLADRTHGRAQTYYDEGAAVHVSFSDPYCPAGRRTAVGSARTAGWDPVDGGTLVVIEGPRFSTRAESRWFASQGWTLVGMTGHPEAVLARELALCYTPLCLVTDLDAGIEEGEGVTMDEVLRVFGENIGRLRALAADVIATLPAERTCPCPRALDGMEIPLELP; encoded by the coding sequence ATGTCCACTTCGCCTTCCGCAGGGCCCGCCGCCGAGATCGGGGTGATCGGCGGCTCCGGCTTCTACTCCTTCCTCGACGACGTCGAGGAGGTGCGGGTCGAGACCCCTTACGGTCCGCCGAGCGACCCGATCGCGGTCGGCGAGCTCGCCGGCCGCCGCGTCGCGTTCGTCCCCCGGCACGGCCGTGACCACCGCTACCCGCCGCATAAGATCCCCTACCGCGCCAACCTGTGGGCGCTGCGCTCCCTCGGCGTCCGCCAGGTCCTCGCACCCAGCGCCGTCGGTTCCCTCGCCCCCCACCTCGGTCCCGGGACGTTGGCCGTCCCCGACCAGCTGGCCGACCGCACCCACGGCCGCGCCCAGACCTACTACGACGAGGGCGCCGCGGTCCACGTGTCGTTCTCCGACCCTTACTGCCCGGCGGGCCGCCGCACCGCCGTCGGCTCCGCCCGCACCGCCGGCTGGGACCCCGTCGACGGCGGCACCCTGGTCGTCATCGAGGGCCCGCGCTTCTCCACCCGCGCCGAGTCCCGGTGGTTCGCCTCCCAGGGCTGGACGCTCGTCGGCATGACCGGGCACCCCGAAGCCGTCCTCGCCCGCGAGCTGGCGCTCTGCTATACCCCGCTGTGCCTCGTCACCGACCTCGACGCCGGTATCGAAGAGGGCGAGGGCGTCACCATGGACGAGGTGCTCCGCGTCTTCGGCGAGAACATCGGCCGCCTCCGCGCCCTCGCGGCGGACGTGATCGCGACCCTGCCCGCCGAACGCACCTGCCCCTGCCCCCGAGCCCTGGACGGCATGGAAATCCCCCTGGAGCTGCCATGA